In the genome of Camelus bactrianus isolate YW-2024 breed Bactrian camel chromosome 18, ASM4877302v1, whole genome shotgun sequence, the window ATCATTATTTGGAAGCACAAATACTCCCAGATTTAGCCATGAGAGCCCCTTCAAGGACTTCTTTGATCTTTTGACATGACACAGGCGGATTTTCAAATCCAGATCTGACTGTGTCAGCCTCCACCTGTTCAACACCCAATCCTGGCCACAGCCCACACAACCATGACTTCTGCTGTCAAGCCCCCTCCCACCTCAAGGCCTTTGTGCAGGCTGTTCTCTCTGCTCAGAACACTCTTCCCTGCCCTTTCACCAAGTTCCCTCTTGAACGTCTTTCAGGCTCCAGCATCCATTCTTGGGGGTGCACGTTGGCCGACCCGTTGGGCTAGGTTTCCTGGCTGTGTGCCTCACGCTGCTTTGCACTCACGTCATTCACTGATTCATGTTGGGCTGCTGCTCCAGACTGAGCTCCCCTAGAGCAGGAGCCGTGCCTGCTCACGCACTGCTGAAGCCCAGCATTGTGCTGGGCACACGCTCTGTAGAGTCCTTTGTGACtgtatgtatgaatgaatgaatgaatgaacaaatgaatgagtaaacagatttttctcttccttccccaggcCTGTGGTAGTGGAGACACGCCCAGCAGATGATCCTACTGCCCCCAGCAACCTATATATCCAGGAATGAgtccctggggttgggggtgggtgttTGGAATCAGTCtctgcaccccctcccctccccagtggaCACAATATAGTGGACATGACATGCCTGTGTCTCccaataaatgtgattttaaccTCTGCTGTCATCTTGGTTTTCtgtggtgaggggaggagggccgAATTCCTGGATGCCTACTGACCCCCCCCCAAATTCAACAATCCAGTACATCAGGGATATAGCACAGACTTTATTTCTACAGCACATGGTCACCTCTCCCCCAGCGGCCTTGGGTGGAGGGATTTGGGGACTAAGGGGCTTGCTGTAAGAATACGGCACTTGAAGTGTGAGTGAAGGGCCAGCTGTGGGTGTCTCAGCTAAGCTGGTCCTCATACTGCTTGCGGGAACAATCACCAGCAGGGGAGACATCCCAACATCTCTCTTGGTACATCTTCCAGACATAAGACTCCtaggggttggggttggggaagAGTTGGTTGGTCACATCTTCAAATGCTTGATAAGATCTGAGCTTTTTACTGCCACCTGCTGATTgaacttttattaaaattctcCATGTCCTTGCCCATTTTTCTCCCATTAACACCCCCTCACCTGACCCGTGTGTTCTGTCTCATCCTTGTTTATCAGACACTTCAGGAAAAACCTGGGGTTGGAAGGGCTGTGGGAGATAAGTCAGAACCAGCCTTACTTACCTTCTCCTGATTGGCTGGCTGAGAACCCACCCACATGGAAGCCACAGCCCTTTCCTAACTGACCAAAGCCCGGTATCCCCTCCCCGGATGTTGCCGGCCACGGGCCCACCCTCCTGATTAGCCAGCGGGCCCACGCTCACATGTAATTGGCCAGGTTGTGCTCCTCTAGCGTGTGGGTCTCGAAACCATGCAGTGTCGTATCAAAGTCATCGCTGCCGATGCTGATGCCGCAGATGAAGCACTTGGTCTGTGGGTGGCAGGAAGCATCAGAGTCGAGGCCCACTTGACACCCCCAGGGTCCTGTAATCCCTCTGGATCGCCCCCTGATATGGCCTACCTCCATATCGTCCCTCACTTGCTGTTGTTGGTCTCGGAGCTCACCAAGAGCGTCAGTGATCAGAcctggggaggcagggtgcaAGTCAGTGCCTAATCTCTGGCCAAATTCAGACTGCTCCTTCTTCTGGCTACCCCCTTCTGAGCCTTGCCTCCCATTCCCTAATCTCTCATCTCCCTAATCTCACCCTGCTGCTTGAAAATAATacctagcatttattgagcacttagcaTGAGACCCTTACTACCTATGAATTGACTTATTTCTCACCACGACCCTATAAGACTAGTATaattaatatccccattttacagatggagaaactgaggttcagagaggtaacttgcccaaagtctcacAGTAGGGAGAAACAGAGCCAGGTCAACCAGATCCCGGGCCTGCACTCTCAGAGGAGCTAGTCTGCCTCTGGGCATCTCCACTCCCACAACCCCGACCAGCACTGACCCTGGATGATGGCCAGCAGGATGACGATgacaaagaagaagaaggtgATTTCGAAGACCACCCGGTACAGCTCATATTCATCACCTGCTGGGTCCTCAATCTCGTCCCCAATGCCCCCACCTGCTCGGACACCCACGTACATGTGAAACAGGTAACACTGTGGGGGCAAGGTGAGAAGCATATTAGTCATGCATTCAATCATTCGGTATTCACAAAGTACCTACAGGACCCTGGGCTAGTGGGGCAGGAGACTCACAGTAATGGCTGAGACAGCCCTGGGCTCCGCCCTCACATGGCATCAGACAGTGACAGCCCAGAAATGATCAGGGTTGTGACAGGGACAGCTCAGGcagagggctgagggctgggacGGGGAACGCACAGTGTAATTGGGGGCGAGATGGGGGGAGTATAGGAAGCGCTGAAGCTCTGAAAGCCTCACAAAGCCTGGGAGATCAGGCAAGGCTTCCTAGAAGCAGGGACATGTGTGAACTGGAACTTGAAGGAAATGTTAGGTGGAagagagtgttccaggcagggaAAACCACACATGCAACGTCACCACTGGGGAGGAAAGAAGACATCTCGTTCCTGTGAGGAAGTGAAAGAGGGTCAGTGAAGCTGGAAAGTAGAGCTCCCGTGAGCAAGAACAGCAAGAGGAATGAGGTCCAGCCGATggtcaaggagggcttcctgtAGGAGGCAGCACTTAAGTTGAAAGGTGAGGCATCAAGGGAAGGGGTATTTGTACTCAGGGTctgaggtggaggtggggcagagagaCCGTCAGATGCAAAGGGCTTGGGTTGGGAGGAAATACATGATCTTAGGGGAACTGAGGGGCACCAGGCAGCCAGAGAGCAAAAGGCAAGAAGGACTGTGGTTAGACTCAGGCCAGGCTAGCTATTCCCTGGCTATTCATAAGCCATGCTGAAGGCACTGGGGAACCAAGAGGAAGttctgagaagagagaggaacaTGGTCTGCCTGGCATGTGGGAAAGATTTTACACTATCCTTTTTGTGTCCCTGGGAAGTGGGAGAACCTAGTTGTCTTAGGTAAGGGCTAAGACCAGTGACTGGAGGGAACAAGGCTGAGTGGCAAGGACAGGTCTGGGTGGTGGGGCTCAAACGTCAGGCTGAGGAGCTGGATAGGTCCCAGGAGCACGGTGCCTGATTACAGGCCATCTTCTGAGATAAAGCCCTGGGACAATTCATTTAAATGTGGCCCATGCCTCTAGTAGGAGAAACTCAATTTGGTTATGATCATCTCTAGTagactagaagagaaaaaaatgaaacctgcATGGCATTCTTTGGGTGAAACTTTTAATTACAGATAATGATGACAATAGCTCACCTCTATGGAATCCTTGATCCCTACCAGGCAGTGTTCTACAACTATTTATTCTTAGATGATCAGGGAGCATCACTACGTCCTAAAAGCCACCCTAGGATGTAGGCACTGTTATTATAcactcatttcacaggtgaggacacCAGAGCATAGGGAAGCTGAGTAGCTAAACCCCAAAACATGTAGCTTGTAAGTCAGGCACTGTGCCTGAGCACCTTTCCAATaataacagctttaaaagctcaaATAATACGACAACAGTGGCTAACGTTTATTGAGCACTGTTCGAAGTACCTCACAAGTATCAGCTCACTGAACCCTCACGATAAGCCTACAAGGTAGGCACTGTTCCTAAGCCCCTTGGCAGATGGGAAACCTGAGGGTCAGGGGTGGTCGGAAGTTGCCCAAGAGCGTTGGGGGGAAGGGCTCACCGTCATCATGTCGTCACACTTCATGTCAGGCTCGTCCTCGTCCTCGCTCTTGTTGTAGAGCTTGCGGAAGAAGTCGAAGGCCACCACGGTGTACAGGTAGAGCACCACCGCCAGGAGGCCCACGGTCATCACCagctgggggcaggcagggggcgGGTCAGCGCCATGCTCAGCCGGCCCCTCCACCTTGCCCAGCCTTCGGGCTCCTGACCCTGCTGCTACCCAGGTGGCTCTCCCTGCTGGGGCCTCACGACCCACACCCACCCTGGCTCGGCCTGCCCTCCTGGCCCCTCCTCACCCTGGCCGCCCAGCCCTCACCCCTCCACCCTTGCTCAGACTGCCATGCTTGGCCCTGCCCGGCTCACATCCCTCAGGCAGTTCCTCTCCACACCTGTTTCCCATCGTGGGTGACGGAGGAGAGGATGGTGCGCAGTGTCTTGACCCCCATGGCAATGTCCAGGAGGTGAGCAGCGAAAAAGAAGTTGTTGTAGTGCCCCAGGAGGGACATCACCATGTACCAGCCCAGGTTCAGGAAAGACTGTGGGCACACAGAGTCAGGGTCAGAGAGCATTCCTGAGGGTCAAGGAGAGCTCGGGGAGCCCCCGGAACATTCAAGAGGGTCAGGTGCGCTCTGGGGGGTCAGGGTGCCATCGCTGGCTTGGGATTACTTGAGGGATCAGGAACACTCTAGAACAATGGAGCACTCTGGGTGAGAAGCCATCCTGGGTGGGGTTGAGGAGCCCTCTGCAGGACGTAGTCTGGAAATCCAAGAGCATTCTAGGGGACAAGGAGCCTTGGGCGGGTGTTCAGAGGGTGCCCGAGGAACAGAGGTGCACAGAGGCTCAGGACTCAGTCCCTGGTCAGGGCTCCCTGGTGCTGGAGCCCCCAACCCTCCCAGGGCCCTTCTCCTGCAGGTCCCTCCCCCACCTACAAGTCCCTCCTCACATTGTCGGTGAAGATGACCCCGAACTTCCAGATCTGGAACTTGACGCCGATGGACATGAGCCTGTcaggtggagggaagagggatggCCAGATGCCGGAGGGTCAGACCCTGGCCacctcccctgcctgcccctggCCTGGGCAGGATCACCCCTGGCTCACCAGGTAAGCAGCCCCGGCGGTGGCTCAGGCTTGCGTTCACTGTGTGCTGTGATCTCCAGCATGGACAGATCCATGCCCAGCAGCTCGGCGATCTGCTCCCGCCCACAGATGTCCCCGTGCTTGTCCAGGACCTGCGCAGGAGAGCAGAGGGCAAGCAGACACCACTGGAGTGGGGCGAGTCATGGCCTGGGTTGGAGAGGCATCTGGGAACACTCtgaattttctgtgaaaaattgGGAATGCATTTTTCTGGGAAGAAGGGCCAGAGCTTTTTTCAGATCCTCAGGGGGAGGGTCCAAACGTGATAAAGGTCCAGTTAATTCATTAGCCAAATTATTTGGGATAACTTATTACTATTAGGCAGGTGGGCAAAGAATCCTATACAACTGGGCTGCCTGTCATCTATGGACTTAtctcctccccctcacccccttactcactctgctccagccacactggcccccCTCACGGCTCCTCAAATACGCCAGGCACGTTCCTCCCCCAGGatctttgcactggctgttccccctGCCCAGGGCGGTCTTCCCCCAGATTTCCCCCTGGCTCACTCCCTTACCACCCTGCACAAGAAAGAGCAAACCTCTCTGGGCCAGCACCCACACACTCCCCAACCCTCTTActggattattttttccttctgcagtACTTATCACCGCCTGAACACCATAAACGTGTTCCTCATCTGTCTGTCCAACTCGAGCATCAAAATGTGCTTACTGCTTGAAACGTACCTACTGCTTGGACTCCATGCCCTCCAAAATTGTTcttggcacgtagtaggtgctcagtaaacatctgCTGAGTGAATGAACGTATCAGCcaacatgtatcttttttttttaggtgcaggtactggggattggacccaggacctcatgcatggtgggcatgtgctctgccactgagcataCCGCAGCCCGGATGTTTTCCTATGGGCCAGATACTGTGCACCTAGTAGGTCATATAAActttacaacaaccctgtggGGGCGGCCCTCTTATTACCTCACTTTGAACGTGAGGGAAACTGAGACACCGAAAGGCTCACACAGCTAGGAGGAGAAAAACAAGACAGTCCAGCTCCTGAGTCAATGTGCTTAAAACAGAATGCTTTACTTCCTCCCCTAaaattagtatttattgagtacttactctgtgccaggcactgcgtcATGCTTGTTATGCACATCGTCGCTTTCCAGAGAGGGGTGGGTGTGTGGTTCTCATGCCTATTTccagatgggcaaactgaggtGCTCCCTCAGCAAATCccctcgcccaaggtcacacacacagCGAGTGCCTGATGGGGCTTAGATGGCCAGGTGGCAGGGAGGGACCCAGCCCAGGAGGCCCATCTACTGCCCCATTCACATTCTCTCACCTTCCGCTTGACGAACTTGTCCCAGTAGTTGCTGGGGAAAGACCTGCCGAGAGAAAGAGGCCACAAGATgtcagggcaggagggaagaggagccACCAGCCAGGCCAGGGGGCTTTGGAATTCCAGTCCTTCTCTCACAGGGGACTCCACACAGTGGGGTCGCATCTCACTCGGGGTCAGGCTCTAAAGACCCCGTGCCAGGTGAAGTTTGTCCTTCCCCCCTACTGCCATCTTTTGGGGAGCTTAGGGGAGGTAGGTGGCTTGCATTTGGAGCCGGGatgtgcaaaaacaaaaaacaaaagacaaacaacatAGACCTGAATTCAGGTGGGGAGCCAGGGCCAGCGGTCTGGCCTTGCTCTGGCTCTGGGGAACGGTGTGCTTCtcactgtttcatttaattttgtctGATGAATCAGGCTCTTTCGTTACCAGTTTTATAAATGACGAGTCGATGCTCTAACATCCTGCCAAGGTGGCCAATGGGTTTTGTTTgcagggggtgggatggggagtgGAACAGAGATTTACTATGAATCCATGGATTTAGATCTATTTGCTGTTTCAATTCATAGCCCTTCCTGTCCTTCCTGATGCTCAGGGTGTCCCTGATTTGCCCAGTGGGGGCCCCTTCTAGCTGGTGGCTGGGTCCTTTCAGCCTGTCACCATTTTTCATTGAGCACATCCTTGCTTTCTGATAAGGTAATCCACTCTCATCTTGCatttccctgccccagccctgaaaTCTGCCACTTCTCCAAGCTGCTTGGTTCCTCGTTGaggaaaatggtatttagaagTCAAGGTCTTAGGTGGGTAGGTATAgattagtggtagagcacatgcttagcatgcacgaggtcctgggttcaatccccagtacctccattaaaaaaaaagataaataaataacctaataccCCCCCTGTCTTGTTGTCCTAAATGCCCAAGTTAATGTCACCCCCTTTGAACACTCAAGCCACCTCAGAATTCAGACTCATAAGAGTTAATTAAGcacatcttcctccttcccctccctcccatccctccttccttcttttctctctccctccctctctcctttgtcattcattcacttagcttATAAGGCCACTTCATACGGCCTCAAGGACCGAGTGATGCTTTCTCTCTCCAAATCCAAgtccatactggacacactgagtaggccacgacttgtccagccggctgtgcctgtcttaggttgtcctcctctgaggatcttacccgtcgttagctatccagccgtccatgctggacacaaagagtaggccatctgtggtccaaccagctgtgcctgtcttaggttgtcctcctctgaggatcttacccgtcgttggctatccagccgtccatgctgtaCACAaagagtaggccatctgtggtccagccagctgtgcctgtcttaggttgtcctcctctgaggatcttacccgtcgttggctaatCAGCCGTTCAtgatggacacactgagtaggccatctgtggtccagccgcctgtgcctgtcttaggttgtcctcttctgaggatcttacccgtcattggctatccagacgtccatgctggacacattcaGCAGgtcatctcttgtccagccggctgtgcctgtcttaggttgtcctcctctgaggatcttacccgtcgttagctatccagccgtccatgctggacacaaagagtaggccatctgtggtccaaccagctgtgcctgtcttaggttgtcctcctctgaggatcttacccgtcgttggctatccagacgtccatgctggacacattcaGCAGgtcatctcttgtccagccggctgtgcctgtcttaggttgtcctcctctgaggatct includes:
- the LOC141573837 gene encoding ryanodine receptor 1-like, which codes for MGTGRDLAGSRSPSPLSLTGRAQQLCRPLTLASGCSVGPGSGLEIVELGSCFRDHGFPFPPIFPFPVLEESAAAGSAAAGSAAAGFAASPRVWEATESWRCLSRYNPENLATLERYVETQAKENAYDLEANLAVLKLSFPSNYWDKFVKRKVLDKHGDICGREQIAELLGMDLSMLEITAHSERKPEPPPGLLTWLMSIGVKFQIWKFGVIFTDNSFLNLGWYMVMSLLGHYNNFFFAAHLLDIAMGVKTLRTILSSVTHDGKQLVMTVGLLAVVLYLYTVVAFDFFRKLYNKSEDEDEPDMKCDDMMTCYLFHMYVGVRAGGGIGDEIEDPAGDEYELYRVVFEITFFFFVIVILLAIIQGLITDALGELRDQQQQVRDDMETKCFICGISIGSDDFDTTLHGFETHTLEEHNLANYMSLMSGRCTKRDVGMSPLLVIVPASSMRTSLAETPTAGPSLTLQVPYSYSKPLSPQIPPPKAAGGEVTMCCRNKVCAISLMYWIVEFGGGSVGIQEFGPPPLTTENQDDSRG